In one Streptomyces sp. T12 genomic region, the following are encoded:
- a CDS encoding sensor histidine kinase, which yields MGDGSIDRGAAGLTSLRRYTWWTVPGMTACVLAVFVGAWVLDGDVPLWARVPAAAALTVEVWASVVLLSRRLALLPVTDTHPDQPPAGLLIAAAGAGVVLAALPLALRDYGLWPVAPALVVAILATYLPPHRRRLLIAGAVALAPLPGGLVSLVERDGESAYAALFPAGLVAFTAWVTLGPLWAWDTARRLDEARRLEAELAVKEERLRFAADLHDIQGHHLQVIALKGELAARLVELDPARAAAELKEIRRLATDALSDTRAVVQGYRRTTLEDEITNATRVLAAADIDARMAVDPGAAATRLTDSARHLLGLVMREATTNALRHSRAGHAEVDYRIAGGFAHLRVSNDGVEEHPAALEGTGLRTLAERLEAAGGELTWNRDGDRFEVAAALPTDSANAPQSPNPADGAAR from the coding sequence ATGGGGGACGGATCGATCGATCGTGGGGCGGCGGGGCTGACGAGCCTGCGTCGCTACACGTGGTGGACCGTGCCGGGCATGACCGCGTGTGTCCTGGCCGTCTTCGTCGGCGCGTGGGTCCTCGACGGCGACGTCCCGCTGTGGGCCCGCGTCCCGGCCGCCGCCGCGCTGACGGTCGAGGTTTGGGCGAGTGTCGTACTGCTGAGCCGGCGGCTGGCACTCCTGCCGGTGACCGACACGCACCCCGACCAACCGCCCGCAGGCCTGCTGATCGCCGCCGCAGGGGCCGGAGTTGTGCTGGCGGCACTCCCCCTCGCCCTGCGCGACTACGGGCTGTGGCCGGTCGCGCCCGCCCTGGTGGTGGCGATCCTCGCGACCTACCTCCCGCCGCACCGCAGACGCCTGCTGATCGCGGGCGCCGTGGCCCTCGCACCGCTGCCCGGGGGCCTGGTCAGCCTGGTCGAGAGGGACGGTGAGTCGGCGTACGCCGCGCTGTTCCCGGCCGGGCTGGTCGCCTTCACGGCGTGGGTGACGCTCGGCCCTCTGTGGGCCTGGGACACGGCACGGCGACTGGACGAGGCGCGGCGACTGGAAGCGGAGCTGGCGGTCAAGGAGGAACGGCTGCGGTTCGCCGCCGACCTGCACGACATCCAAGGCCATCACCTCCAAGTGATCGCGCTGAAGGGCGAGTTGGCGGCTCGGCTCGTCGAGCTGGACCCGGCGCGTGCCGCCGCGGAGTTGAAGGAGATACGGCGGCTGGCGACGGACGCCCTCAGCGACACCCGGGCCGTGGTGCAGGGGTACCGTCGAACGACGCTGGAGGACGAGATCACCAACGCGACGCGGGTGCTGGCCGCCGCCGACATCGACGCACGGATGGCCGTCGACCCCGGTGCCGCGGCCACCCGCCTCACGGACTCCGCCCGCCACCTCCTCGGTCTGGTGATGCGGGAGGCCACCACCAACGCGCTCCGGCACAGCCGGGCCGGGCACGCCGAGGTCGACTACCGGATCGCGGGCGGTTTCGCCCACCTGCGGGTGAGCAACGACGGCGTCGAGGAGCATCCCGCCGCCCTGGAGGGCACGGGCCTGCGCACCCTCGCCGAGCGGCTGGAGGCGGCCGGCGGCGAGCTGACCTGGAATCGCGACGGTGACCGCTTCGAGGTTGCGGCCGCACTGCCCACCGACTCGGCGAACGCACCGCAATCGCCGAACCCCGCGGACGGAGCCGCCCGATGA
- a CDS encoding ThuA domain-containing protein, translating into MTRKNALVVRGGWEGHRPVEATELFLPFLRGSGYAVRVEESTDVYADSAEMADTDLVVQCVTMSQITAEQLAGLSAAVVAGTGFTGWHGGIADSFRASSDYLHLVGGQFATHPGKEPCERQGVQEDNYLPHVVNITELGREHPITAGIEDFELHTEQYWVLHDDLIDVLATTTHPVRPWQPWHRPVTSPAVWTRRWGAGRVVVATPGHSLDVLADPSVRTIIERGMLWATRTASAS; encoded by the coding sequence ATGACGCGGAAGAACGCCCTGGTGGTGCGAGGCGGATGGGAGGGGCATCGGCCGGTCGAGGCCACCGAGCTGTTCCTGCCCTTCCTGCGCGGCAGCGGATACGCCGTCCGGGTCGAGGAGTCGACCGACGTCTACGCCGACAGCGCCGAGATGGCCGACACCGATCTCGTCGTGCAGTGCGTCACGATGTCGCAGATCACCGCCGAGCAGCTGGCGGGACTGAGCGCGGCGGTCGTGGCCGGCACCGGCTTCACCGGCTGGCACGGCGGCATCGCCGACTCGTTCCGCGCCTCCTCCGACTATCTCCACCTGGTGGGAGGGCAGTTCGCGACCCACCCGGGCAAGGAGCCGTGTGAACGCCAGGGGGTCCAGGAGGACAACTACCTGCCGCACGTCGTCAACATCACGGAGCTGGGCCGCGAGCACCCGATCACGGCGGGCATCGAGGACTTCGAGCTGCACACCGAGCAGTACTGGGTGCTTCACGACGACCTGATCGACGTGCTGGCCACCACCACCCATCCCGTCCGGCCGTGGCAGCCCTGGCACCGGCCGGTGACGTCACCGGCGGTCTGGACCCGCCGATGGGGTGCCGGGCGCGTCGTGGTGGCGACACCGGGGCACAGCCTGGACGTCCTGGCGGACCCCAGCGTGCGCACCATCATCGAGAGGGGCATGCTGTGGGCGACGCGCACCGCATCGGCGTCGTAG
- a CDS encoding DNA-binding response regulator: MIRLLIADDEDLLRSALAALLALEPDLTVVAEAATSTEAVRLAREHRPDIAVLDLEMPPTDGLRAAEEIRAELATQIVLVTRHARPAVLRRALTAGVRGFVPKTTPAARLAEIIRDVADGRRYVDPDIAASALTEDDCPLTDRELQVLRAARTGASIAEIATDVHLAPGTVRNYLSAAMSKLGTPTRHAAAHRAWEQGWI; this comes from the coding sequence ATGATCCGCCTGCTGATCGCCGACGACGAGGACCTGCTCAGAAGCGCCCTGGCCGCCCTGCTCGCGCTGGAGCCGGACCTCACCGTCGTCGCCGAGGCGGCCACCTCCACCGAGGCGGTACGGCTGGCCCGTGAGCACCGCCCCGACATCGCCGTCCTCGACCTGGAGATGCCGCCCACCGACGGGCTGCGCGCCGCCGAGGAGATCCGGGCCGAACTGGCCACGCAGATCGTCTTGGTGACACGGCACGCCCGGCCCGCGGTGCTGCGCCGGGCGCTGACCGCAGGCGTACGCGGCTTCGTCCCCAAGACGACCCCGGCGGCCCGACTGGCCGAGATCATCCGTGACGTCGCCGACGGCCGCCGCTACGTCGACCCGGACATCGCGGCCTCCGCGCTGACCGAGGACGACTGCCCCCTCACCGACCGCGAACTTCAGGTCCTGCGCGCCGCCCGCACCGGCGCGTCGATCGCCGAGATCGCCACCGATGTCCACCTCGCCCCCGGCACCGTCCGCAACTACCTCTCCGCGGCCATGTCCAAGCTCGGCACTCCGACTCGGCATGCGGCCGCTCACCGGGCCTGGGAGCAGGGCTGGATCTGA
- a CDS encoding Gfo/Idh/MocA family protein: protein MGDAHRIGVVGLGVISRAYLDTLVGHPRVRVTAVADLDASRSAAVAAELPGVRALAVEELLSSPDVDTVLNLTVPAAHAEIALGAIGHGKNVYGEKPLAADFADAHAVMEAAAKAGAGVGCAPDTVLGTGIQTARAAVEAGRIGRPQFASAVMVTPGHERWHPHPDFYYTAGGGPLLDMGPYYLASLIHLLGPVRAVIGAGGRLRGERVIGSGPRAGERIPVEVDTHVSGVLEHRGGTLTTITTSFDGVATTAAPIEVHGDAGTLAVPDPNRFDGEVRLFELGAPQWRTLPPSAGYVDGARGVGLLDFVAADAQRAPRANGALALHVLETMSALLRSSAEGRRIELTTSAQPPVPVPLTAARDWRGRGTD from the coding sequence GTGGGCGACGCGCACCGCATCGGCGTCGTAGGGCTCGGAGTCATCTCCCGCGCCTACCTGGACACGCTCGTCGGACATCCCCGCGTGCGCGTCACCGCGGTCGCCGACCTCGACGCCTCCCGGTCGGCCGCGGTCGCCGCCGAACTGCCCGGCGTCCGGGCGCTGGCCGTCGAGGAGTTGCTGAGCAGCCCCGACGTGGACACGGTGCTGAACCTCACCGTCCCCGCGGCCCACGCGGAGATCGCCCTCGGCGCCATCGGCCACGGCAAGAACGTCTACGGCGAGAAGCCGCTGGCCGCCGACTTCGCCGACGCGCACGCCGTGATGGAGGCCGCGGCGAAGGCAGGGGCCGGCGTGGGATGCGCGCCGGACACCGTCCTGGGCACCGGCATCCAGACGGCTCGGGCGGCCGTGGAGGCGGGGCGCATCGGACGTCCCCAGTTCGCCTCGGCGGTGATGGTCACGCCCGGGCACGAACGCTGGCATCCCCACCCCGACTTCTACTACACCGCCGGCGGTGGCCCGCTGCTGGACATGGGCCCGTACTATCTCGCGTCCTTGATCCACCTGCTCGGTCCGGTGCGTGCCGTGATCGGGGCGGGCGGGCGGCTGCGCGGCGAGCGCGTCATCGGTTCCGGGCCGCGTGCGGGCGAGCGGATACCGGTCGAGGTGGACACCCATGTATCCGGCGTCCTCGAACACAGGGGCGGGACGCTGACGACGATCACGACGAGCTTCGACGGCGTGGCCACGACAGCGGCGCCGATCGAGGTCCACGGCGACGCGGGCACCCTCGCGGTCCCGGATCCGAACCGCTTCGACGGTGAGGTACGGCTCTTCGAACTCGGCGCCCCGCAGTGGCGCACGCTCCCGCCCTCGGCGGGCTACGTCGACGGCGCACGGGGCGTCGGCCTGCTCGACTTCGTCGCCGCCGACGCACAGCGGGCGCCGCGCGCGAACGGCGCCCTCGCCCTGCATGTGCTGGAGACGATGAGCGCCCTGTTGCGCTCGTCGGCCGAGGGGCGCCGTATCGAGCTGACGACCTCGGCACAGCCGCCCGTTCCCGTCCCGCTGACGGCTGCGCGGGACTGGAGGGGGCGCGGCACCGACTGA
- a CDS encoding methyltransferase domain-containing protein: MERRSDDEQAARWRGPGGHAWVETQAVLDEVLRPFEDLLVEAVAAEHAEHVLDVGCGTGGTTVAVARRLGPAGHCVGVDISEPMIAAARARAEREGTPVSFIRADAQEHDFEPAAFDLVISRFGVMFFNDPVQAFANLRRAARDEAGLRFISWRSPAENPFMTTAERAAAPILPNLPARRWDGPGQFAFADSDRVHRILEESGWSGIDIRPIDVTCTLPERELVGYFTRLGPVGQVLPEADEQTRARVVETVRAAFEPYVQGSEVRFTAACWTVGAKAKLS, from the coding sequence ATGGAGCGCAGGAGTGACGACGAGCAGGCGGCCCGCTGGAGGGGGCCCGGTGGACACGCCTGGGTCGAGACACAGGCGGTGTTGGACGAGGTGCTCAGGCCGTTCGAAGATCTTCTCGTCGAAGCGGTGGCCGCCGAGCACGCGGAACACGTACTCGATGTCGGCTGCGGCACCGGCGGCACCACGGTGGCCGTCGCGCGACGGCTCGGTCCGGCGGGTCACTGCGTCGGCGTCGACATTTCCGAACCGATGATCGCCGCCGCCCGGGCGCGCGCCGAGCGGGAGGGCACGCCGGTGTCCTTCATCCGCGCCGACGCACAGGAGCACGACTTCGAACCCGCCGCCTTCGACCTCGTCATCTCGCGCTTCGGCGTCATGTTCTTCAACGACCCGGTCCAGGCCTTCGCGAACCTTCGGCGCGCCGCCCGGGACGAGGCCGGGCTCCGGTTCATCAGCTGGCGAAGCCCCGCGGAGAATCCGTTCATGACGACCGCCGAGCGCGCCGCGGCACCGATCCTGCCGAACCTCCCCGCGCGCCGGTGGGACGGGCCGGGACAGTTCGCGTTCGCGGACTCGGACCGGGTCCACCGCATCCTGGAGGAGAGCGGGTGGTCCGGGATCGACATCCGGCCGATCGACGTGACCTGCACGCTGCCCGAGCGGGAGCTGGTCGGTTACTTCACCCGGCTCGGCCCCGTCGGTCAGGTGCTGCCCGAGGCGGACGAGCAGACCCGCGCAAGGGTCGTCGAAACGGTGCGCGCCGCGTTCGAACCGTATGTGCAGGGCTCGGAAGTCCGCTTCACCGCGGCCTGTTGGACGGTCGGCGCCAAGGCGAAACTTTCGTGA
- the lpdA gene encoding dihydrolipoyl dehydrogenase: MVEQDERFDVVVLGAGPGGYVAAIRAAQLGKRVAVVEEKYWGGVCLNVGCIPSKALLRNAELAHIFTREAKTFGIKVDGQVTFDFGEAFRRSRKVADGRVKGVHYLMKKNKITEIDGRGTFLDPHTLQVAGYDGETRTIGFDHCIIATGATPKLLPGTRRSARVVTFEEQILAEELPRSIVIAGAGAIGVEFAYVLHNYGVKVTIVEFLDRMAPLEDAEVSAELAKQYRRLGIDVLTSTRVDAVDESGEQVRVTVTGKDGAQQVLEADKVLQAIGFQPNIDGYGLDKTGVTVTERGAIDVDARCRTSVPHIFAIGDVTAKLMLAHAAEAMGVIAAETIADAETMELDYVMIPRATYCQPQIASFGYTEAQARELGHDVKVAKFPFTANGKSHGLGDATGFVKLISDAKYGELLGGHLIGPDVTELLPELTLAQQWDLTVHEVARNVHAHPTLGEAVKEAVHGLAGHMINF, encoded by the coding sequence ATGGTCGAGCAGGACGAGCGCTTCGATGTCGTGGTCCTCGGAGCGGGCCCCGGCGGCTATGTCGCCGCCATCCGCGCCGCCCAGCTGGGCAAGCGGGTGGCGGTCGTGGAGGAGAAGTACTGGGGCGGCGTCTGTCTGAACGTGGGCTGTATCCCCAGCAAGGCACTGCTGCGCAACGCCGAGCTGGCGCACATCTTCACGCGCGAGGCGAAGACCTTCGGCATCAAGGTGGACGGTCAGGTCACCTTCGACTTCGGCGAGGCGTTCCGCCGCAGCCGCAAGGTGGCCGACGGCCGGGTCAAGGGCGTCCACTACCTGATGAAGAAGAACAAGATCACCGAGATCGACGGCCGCGGCACCTTCCTCGACCCGCACACCCTCCAGGTGGCGGGCTACGACGGTGAGACCCGCACCATCGGCTTCGACCACTGCATCATCGCCACCGGCGCCACGCCCAAGCTGCTGCCGGGCACCCGGCGCAGCGCGCGCGTGGTGACGTTCGAGGAGCAGATCCTCGCCGAGGAGCTGCCGCGGTCGATCGTCATCGCGGGCGCCGGCGCGATCGGCGTCGAGTTCGCCTATGTGCTCCACAACTACGGCGTGAAGGTCACCATCGTCGAGTTCCTGGACCGGATGGCCCCGCTGGAGGACGCCGAGGTCTCCGCCGAACTCGCCAAGCAGTACCGCCGGTTGGGCATCGACGTGCTGACCTCCACCCGCGTCGACGCCGTCGACGAGTCCGGCGAGCAGGTGCGCGTCACCGTCACCGGCAAGGACGGCGCCCAGCAGGTCCTGGAGGCCGACAAGGTGCTCCAGGCGATCGGCTTCCAGCCGAACATCGACGGCTACGGCCTGGACAAGACCGGCGTGACCGTCACCGAACGCGGCGCGATCGACGTCGACGCCCGCTGCCGCACTTCGGTCCCGCACATCTTCGCCATCGGCGACGTGACGGCGAAGCTGATGCTCGCGCACGCCGCCGAGGCGATGGGCGTCATCGCCGCCGAGACCATCGCGGACGCCGAGACGATGGAGCTGGACTATGTGATGATCCCGCGCGCCACCTACTGCCAGCCGCAGATCGCCAGCTTCGGCTACACCGAGGCACAGGCCCGCGAGCTCGGCCACGACGTGAAGGTGGCCAAGTTCCCCTTCACCGCGAACGGCAAGTCCCACGGCCTCGGCGACGCGACCGGCTTCGTGAAGCTGATCAGCGACGCCAAGTACGGCGAACTCCTGGGCGGCCACCTCATCGGCCCCGACGTCACCGAGCTGCTGCCCGAGCTGACCCTGGCCCAGCAGTGGGACCTGACCGTCCACGAGGTCGCCCGCAACGTCCACGCCCACCCGACCCTCGGAGAGGCGGTCAAGGAAGCCGTGCACGGCCTCGCCGGACACATGATCAACTTCTGA
- a CDS encoding helix-turn-helix domain-containing protein — translation MTHLDIAEVAQRAGVPASTLRYYEEKGLIACAGRRGLRRQYDPGVLERLALIAMGRTAGFSLDEIAHMFAPDGQPRIDREMLSTKAEELDRRIRELGVLRDSLRHAAACPAPSHMECPTFRRLLAAAAAGAVAAPRKRAPGPP, via the coding sequence ATGACACACCTGGACATCGCCGAGGTGGCGCAGCGCGCGGGGGTACCCGCTTCGACGCTGCGGTACTACGAGGAAAAGGGGCTGATCGCCTGCGCCGGCAGGCGGGGCCTGCGCCGTCAGTACGATCCCGGCGTGCTGGAGCGCCTGGCGCTGATCGCGATGGGCCGAACCGCCGGCTTCTCGCTCGACGAGATCGCGCACATGTTCGCTCCGGACGGGCAGCCGCGCATCGACCGGGAGATGCTCTCGACCAAGGCGGAGGAGCTGGACCGAAGGATCCGCGAACTGGGCGTCCTGCGGGACTCCCTGCGCCACGCCGCGGCCTGCCCGGCGCCGAGCCACATGGAATGCCCCACCTTCCGCCGCCTCCTCGCGGCCGCCGCGGCCGGCGCTGTCGCGGCGCCGAGGAAGCGGGCTCCGGGGCCGCCGTGA
- a CDS encoding amidohydrolase family protein: MDTEDTPGALRFGPLSRRRFLQATATATATATGLATAGTPLADAASGTTTTLSFTAATGGSATLAPSGDRLVAEIQNVLWSVPRKGGAARPLTPPGLEPTRPQFSPDGSRLVVCAYRGGGFHLWTLRPDGAGLRQLTDGPWDDRGPAWSPDGTRIAFASERGGDTVTGAPYRIWVVDVRTGTPTRLTGHPGQQGPGQDGRWEDFDPAWSADGERVLFVRAAVTATGTLRATTIASVAADGSGPVTTEHTDDSGAQLMTPAVSPAGRLAHLRTTASPAASCTLVVDGKPVAVAGDVLPAPPRWADGERLLLTVDGHFRLVDPDAPGSAEEIPFTATLPVHRPRYRGKTYDFDGAGTRPVRALHLPALSPDGRSVAFAALNALWTAGTKGARTPRKILQVPSTRYVLAPTWTPDGTALVYADDRDGLFAVRRRELGSGEETVLAEGGRVFPALSPDGTRLACLDMSGNLVVRDLPDGAEHVLAAPLGAGGLPGRPSWSPDGRYVALCDRNRLGQRFREGYNLIRVVDTTTARAALHALAPHTSLSDRYDSGPVWSPDGRWMAVIAESALWLLPVRADGTPDGEPRRLTTEPADHPSWSADARTLLYLSAGALRLIDVGSGRTRTVRVPLDYRRPRPADTVVHAGRFWDGTGPEVREDIDVVIRDGRVAEVAPHRTGRPAAHRVDASERTVLPGLWDAHTHPWQTTYGGRQTALQLAYGITTAVSLGGFAYEQARIREAVAAGTLAGPRLLTTGELLDGARVAYSMGRAHRTREGLRRSLARGAALDWDFVKTYVRAPGWVMKEAAEFGHERLGVRSGSHLCTPGVQVGQDLTTHLQATQRLEFGHATSATGRAYQDVEEIYTATDFHLVATPFTALALLGADPALADDPRVTALMPPWDTALVRQQAGQPPTDAQLATLGREMDVYRRILAGGGLVALGTDQPIVPVGLHLHLALRALHRAGLSPAEALRTATLLPARVFGADADLGTLEEGKLADLTVVDGDPFTDFATLIRTVAVLRGGVLFEQADLVGAFTSATERHAAEEWLEVSRRMRREGCCDL; the protein is encoded by the coding sequence TTGGACACCGAAGACACCCCCGGCGCCCTCCGTTTCGGCCCGCTCTCCCGCCGCAGATTCCTCCAGGCCACGGCCACCGCCACGGCCACTGCCACGGGGCTCGCCACCGCCGGTACGCCGCTCGCGGACGCCGCGTCCGGTACGACCACCACCCTCTCCTTCACCGCCGCCACCGGCGGTTCCGCGACCCTCGCCCCGTCCGGTGACCGGCTGGTCGCCGAGATCCAGAACGTGCTCTGGTCCGTCCCGCGCAAGGGCGGCGCCGCCCGCCCGCTGACCCCGCCCGGCCTCGAACCCACCCGCCCGCAGTTCTCGCCCGACGGCAGCCGTCTGGTCGTGTGCGCTTACCGCGGTGGAGGCTTCCACCTCTGGACGCTGCGGCCCGACGGCGCCGGCCTGCGGCAGCTCACCGACGGACCGTGGGACGACCGGGGCCCGGCCTGGTCGCCGGACGGCACGCGGATCGCGTTCGCCTCCGAGCGCGGCGGCGACACCGTGACCGGCGCCCCGTACCGCATCTGGGTCGTGGACGTGCGCACCGGCACGCCGACCCGGCTCACCGGGCACCCCGGACAGCAGGGTCCCGGGCAGGACGGCCGCTGGGAGGACTTCGACCCGGCGTGGTCGGCCGACGGGGAGCGGGTGCTTTTCGTGCGGGCCGCCGTCACCGCGACGGGCACACTGCGCGCGACCACCATCGCGTCGGTGGCCGCCGACGGCTCCGGCCCGGTCACCACCGAGCACACCGACGACTCCGGCGCCCAGCTCATGACCCCCGCCGTCTCGCCCGCCGGGCGCCTCGCCCACCTGCGCACCACAGCCTCACCCGCGGCCTCCTGCACGCTCGTGGTGGACGGGAAACCGGTCGCCGTAGCGGGCGACGTCCTGCCCGCGCCGCCCCGCTGGGCGGACGGCGAGCGGCTGCTCCTGACGGTCGACGGACACTTCCGCCTGGTCGATCCGGACGCGCCGGGCAGCGCCGAGGAGATCCCGTTCACGGCCACGCTGCCGGTGCACCGCCCCCGCTACCGCGGGAAGACGTACGACTTCGACGGCGCCGGCACCCGCCCCGTCCGCGCGCTGCACCTGCCCGCCCTGTCACCGGACGGCCGCAGTGTCGCCTTCGCCGCGCTCAACGCGCTGTGGACCGCCGGCACGAAAGGGGCCCGCACACCCCGCAAGATCCTGCAAGTCCCCTCCACCCGCTATGTGTTGGCCCCGACCTGGACACCCGACGGCACGGCACTGGTGTACGCCGACGACCGCGACGGACTGTTCGCCGTACGACGCCGCGAACTCGGCTCGGGCGAGGAGACCGTGCTCGCCGAGGGCGGCCGCGTCTTCCCCGCCCTGTCGCCCGACGGGACGCGGCTGGCCTGCCTGGACATGTCCGGCAACCTCGTGGTGCGCGACCTGCCCGACGGCGCCGAACACGTCCTCGCCGCACCGCTCGGCGCGGGCGGGCTGCCCGGCCGACCCAGCTGGTCGCCCGACGGCCGGTACGTGGCGCTGTGCGACCGCAACCGCCTGGGCCAGCGCTTCCGTGAGGGCTACAACCTCATCCGCGTCGTCGACACGACCACCGCGAGGGCCGCCCTGCACGCCCTCGCTCCCCACACCTCACTCTCCGACCGCTACGACTCCGGCCCCGTCTGGTCCCCGGACGGCCGCTGGATGGCCGTGATCGCCGAGTCGGCACTGTGGCTGCTGCCGGTCCGTGCCGACGGCACCCCGGACGGCGAGCCCCGCCGGCTCACCACCGAACCCGCCGACCACCCGTCCTGGTCCGCCGACGCCCGCACCCTGCTCTACCTCTCCGCGGGAGCCCTGCGCCTGATCGACGTCGGCAGCGGCAGGACCCGTACCGTCCGCGTCCCGCTGGACTACCGCAGACCGCGCCCGGCGGACACGGTCGTGCACGCGGGCCGCTTCTGGGACGGAACCGGGCCGGAGGTCCGTGAGGACATCGACGTCGTGATCCGCGACGGCCGTGTCGCGGAGGTGGCCCCGCACCGCACCGGCCGCCCGGCCGCGCACCGCGTCGACGCGAGCGAGCGCACCGTGCTCCCGGGCCTGTGGGACGCGCACACCCACCCCTGGCAGACCACGTACGGCGGCCGCCAGACCGCGCTGCAACTCGCGTACGGCATCACGACAGCCGTCTCGCTGGGCGGCTTCGCCTACGAGCAGGCCCGCATCCGGGAGGCGGTCGCCGCCGGTACCCTCGCCGGCCCCCGGCTGCTGACCACCGGCGAACTCCTCGACGGGGCGCGGGTCGCCTACAGCATGGGCCGCGCCCACCGCACCCGCGAGGGGCTGCGCCGCTCGCTGGCCCGCGGGGCGGCGCTGGACTGGGACTTCGTCAAGACGTACGTACGGGCTCCGGGCTGGGTGATGAAGGAGGCCGCAGAGTTCGGGCACGAGCGGCTCGGGGTGCGCAGCGGCAGCCATCTGTGCACGCCGGGTGTGCAGGTGGGGCAGGATCTGACGACCCATCTGCAGGCCACGCAGCGGCTGGAATTCGGGCACGCCACTTCCGCGACGGGGCGTGCCTACCAGGACGTCGAGGAGATCTACACCGCCACCGACTTCCACCTCGTCGCCACCCCGTTCACCGCGCTCGCCCTGCTCGGCGCCGACCCCGCGCTCGCGGACGACCCGCGTGTCACCGCGCTGATGCCGCCGTGGGACACCGCGCTCGTACGCCAGCAGGCAGGACAGCCGCCCACCGACGCCCAACTGGCCACGCTGGGGCGCGAGATGGACGTCTACCGGCGGATCCTCGCGGGCGGCGGCCTGGTCGCGCTCGGCACCGACCAGCCGATCGTCCCGGTCGGGCTGCATCTTCATCTGGCCCTGCGCGCCCTGCACCGTGCCGGACTGTCACCGGCCGAGGCCCTGCGCACCGCCACGCTGCTGCCCGCGCGCGTCTTCGGTGCCGACGCCGACCTGGGCACGCTGGAGGAGGGCAAGCTCGCCGATCTCACGGTCGTGGACGGCGACCCGTTCACCGACTTCGCCACACTGATCCGCACGGTCGCGGTCCTGCGCGGCGGCGTCCTCTTCGAACAGGCGGACCTGGTGGGCGCCTTCACCAGCGCCACGGAGCGCCATGCGGCCGAGGAGTGGCTGGAGGTGAGCCGCCGTATGCGCCGTGAGGGGTGCTGTGACCTCTGA